The Rosa rugosa chromosome 3, drRosRugo1.1, whole genome shotgun sequence sequence accccccgCCGCCGATCAATTGACCGTCTCCTCCGCTCACTCCTCGACGTCGAAGCGCGAGGAGGCCGATGAGGAGGTCGTCGAGATCAAGAAGCCCGATCGTCATCTCAATtgtccgccgcctcctcctccgccgTCCACGGCGCCGATTAATTCGGATCAGTACCACCGCGAGCTGCTCAAGAGCAAGCTCGATCTCGCGTGTGCTGCAGTCGCTCTCACTCGGGTAGTTATATCTCTCTCGTcaattttacaatttttttttttttttttttgctgaaatttgtgtaatgaatGTGGTTGCAGGCTTCGTCGTTGAAGCCTGTGGGTTCTGGTAATGTAGCGCAGACTCAATCTATATTGCCACAGCCTTCGCAAGTGACCTCTGCACTTCATAATAAAGGTTTGTTCTTTACAATCTTGTAGGTGTTTGAATTTGATGTTGTTTTATGCTTAGTGCTTAGTGATCACTTTTAGTAAGTAATGTTAGTGTTAGATATGTTTGTGTCTAACATAGAGCGACCATTTTGATTTGGAATGTGCTAGCTGCGGGTTATGGTTTGCCACATAGTGAGGCTGATACTAGCCCGCTTGGCATTCCGGCTTTACCTGCTATTCAGAAAAAAGCTCAGACAACCAGTGGATCGTCGAAAGATGACTCGGATGATGATGACCTGGAAGGCGACATTGAAATTACCGAGAATATGGATCCTGCTGATGTGAAGCGCGCTAGGAGGTGAGTCACTTCATGTTGATTCCATGGCTTGTAGTCTCATTTTGGTTGCCATCAGTTTCCTACTATTATTTAGTTTTGTTTCATGTCATGGAAACCTCTTTGACTAAAGATAGTAAGAGTTGGTATTCAGGGTTTCGTTGAAGTGTGTTAGAATTTCTCTATGATAGTCATTGTATGACTATTATGTGACGGACGTCAACAAATTGAATGTCTCGATGGTGAACAAACATGTGTTCCCCTTGGAAATTAGTGTTGTTTGAAGCAAAATCAGTAGATTTAGAATGAGGCGATGGTGTCTGTTACATGAATGAATTTTCACCTGATGAATTTGTTTGACAACAGGTTTGTTGTAAAAATTGTCATCTCTGATATCAGGAATTCAACAGATACTACTCTCCATATGCGAGTTAATACCATATTTGGTAAATCTAAAAACATAGCCCTTTATCAATTGACATGTTGATGGTGCTCAGGATGCTGTCAAATCGGGAGTCAGCTAGACGCtctagaagaagaaaacaagcaCAAATGACTGATCTTGAGACCCAGGTGCTGCTCCTTTTTTTAAATTTGTAATAGTAAAATCATGCTCTCTTCTTCATATTTCCAATAATAATTATTGTTGGTAGAGACCATTGGAGTTATATGTTTGGTTTCATATAGGCTGGCCAACTAAGAGTCGAAAACTCTGCACTGTTAAAACAACTCACTGACGTGAATCACAAATATGATAATTCAGTCGTTGATAGAAGAATATTAGAAGCCAATATTGAGACATTAAGAGCAAAGGTACAGACATACTTGTGTGCTTGCTTTTCCCTAGTCAATAtattgttgatttgatttttcttATTGGTTAACACTTACATTCTCTGAAATTATCAGGTGAAAATGGCAGAAGAATCTGTCAAGAGGAAGACAGGGATCAACCCGCTACTTCTAGCCATGTCTAATGTACCAAATGTACCTAGAGCAAGCATGGCATCACTAGGCAATCCAATGGATACATCTGCCAATGCTTCTGTGCCAATGCAACCAACCTCCAATCATCTCTTTCATCCAGTGGCTCCTAGTATCAACACTCCACCACATCACCAGAGATTAGATACCAGCTTCCCTGGAAACCCCTCGATTCCTCTAGTTGGAAACCAACAGAGTACTGTTGGGCAACCAATTGTGAGGGGAAGCAACACGACTGAAGTACCTTCAGTTCAGCACACAGCTAGCATAGATCACATgcaccagcagcagcagcagcagcagcaacagcaacagcaacagcacCAGCAGCAACTTCGGCCAGGAGTGAATCCGTGTGAAGCATTGCCAGTTTGGAACCCTCAGATTCCCCATGCAGTCCCCAAGAATAAGAAGTAGAAATGAATGTAGTATTGTAGTGCCTTTTTTTATCCCTTCCTATTTTACAGATAGGGATAAAAAGCTTGATTGGATACTTAAAACATGGGAGCACtttattaatgaatttgtaTTTCTACTTTCTTTTGCtaaatttttttgtttccaCCGTGTCTCCTATGAGAAATTCAATTGAGACCTCCACTATTGCTCAGGTAACCTCCCAAAGGAACTAGTTGAACCCATCTGATCTCAGTTTAGGTATTGGGATGCAAGTTGTATGCTAATACAATAACATGGTTTcattaagaaaaataatttcTCTACATGATAGCATCTTTCACAAGAGGACTTCGAAAgaaattcttttttcttaatgGGGTCTTAAATGTCTTACATttgaaagaaacaagaaaaaaggtACTACATGAGCTGAAAATAATGATACAGGTGGTAATATGTTCATTTAATTCACTACTGAATTTTGGCGCCAGCTTGGAGACCTGATTGCACTTTGCTTTGAAAGTGAGATTCCAGCCTGCAAGAAGAAATAAATCCATTGACATCAGAACTAATGATAGATAATGACAAAAATGACGAGGGATACAAACACCATGCCTGGTTGAACACTTGTAGTAAATGGTATCGGGAGAATTGTAAGTGCGTGCATTTGCAAACATCCTCTTGGCATCCGCAACAAACATCTCAAATGTTACATAATACTGCTCCGACTCTACCCTCTTAGACATTGTCTTTAGATCTGCATCATATTGAATATCCGACAACACATCCCAAATTTGAGAACAATGCAAAGTTTAGTTACCTATGCTAAACACAGCTTAGAAGAGGTGGAAGTACTTGTTAGAGATTTCCAATAACAAGTACTAGGAAATAATATATGGTGAGTAAACACCTAAGCAACAGAATATTAGCATACAAGTTATGGTGACTAAAAACCTATCCCATACCATGCCTTTTCAAATAATTTAAGTTTGTGAAATTTTACAACTCAAAATGTAAAAGCCAAAACTATGCTATGACCCAAACGCCATTATCAGAACTCGGAAGTCAAATGGAATTTTACAGTTTCCAATGAAAGCACTTGAAACAATTCCAGATACGGCTGAACTAAACTGGTGGCCATGATATCAAATCCATTCTGTTGCATGGATTGAAACGAAAAATCCTTACCCATAGGATCTTTGATGATGTCATAATAATCAGGAACATCACGTGCATCGACTGGTTCCTTGAATGGCCACGCATCAACATGGTCATGCATAGACTGCTTAAATGACAAGTTATGTGGTCAGAATCCACATAGTATTGACaataggaaaataaaaaaatttctcatgATTGTATAAATAGACTTTGAACTCAAATAGATACGTTTTAAACTCAAGTAATTACAATATTTTTAAACTCATGCTATGCATTAAGTTTCGTATATAATATCCTACCCCTGGAATATCACTTCCTTTAGGGGACACTAGGATGATAGTCCTATACTCTTCTATTAAATTTAAGGATAAGTAAACAAATGATTTGAATAATTTCTTAGCTTAAGAGGTATGCAACTAAGAAAAGCCTTGCAACATCCATGAAGGTTAAAAAAAGAGACACACAtagatgcaatttttttttttttttttgaaaaacccCAGCTTTCTCATCAGCCCATAGGTTCCAGCAGCGTGTTAGTAACTTGATACTAGTTGCAAAATATACTAGGTCAAATGCAATTATCTTaataaaaataagagaaaatcaaatttaAACTTGAGAAAGAAGAGCTAAGAAACTAACCTTCAGAAGGGCACGCATGAAAGCAGTCAAATGCTTTTTGGCATTCTCTGTGGAAGCTGTCAAAGCTCCAAAACGTGAATGGCCAAATTGATCAGGGGTCCACCCAGCCTCCCCTATTATCAGAATTATCATAAACTTTGAATTAGCACTCCAACTTCACCAACAGAAACTAAACTAGCATCTTAGTTGATGAGCAAAAGAATTCCATTAGGGCATAAACAATGAGATTAGCATGATATTAGTGCTTCTCGTGACTGACTACAGGTAGCATATCATACACCGCCAAAGACACCGCCAAAGTGTCCTATATAACTAGTCTACGTTCCAAGTCTTCTAAATTCTACAAATTTCAAGTGTACTTCAATTACAAGTTTCAAAGCATCTTCCTTTATAAGATAGTCAAAAGTACTCTTGCTTAATAGAAGCTAACTATCAGGTGGCGCATACTGTGCCTTTAGTCCCCACTTCATTCCAATGCTTATTTACACTAATGTATAAAACCAAAACCTCATAGTTGGTGTAATATGTTAGACTCCTACAATATGTCCAGTAGCCTAGTTAATATAATACTAAAAGTATTTTAAAAACTATGATAGTTAAACAGAAGTGGTaataatttcttgttctcaaACAAATTGTCATATAGATTTGAATTTAAAGATTTAACTTTCAACTAGTCTAGACATacatcaaaaataaataaagatgtAATTAACATTTGATGTTCAGCATTTAAGGGCCGCATTCAAACCTGGAAAATTAGTCTAAAGGTTGTTTGGAAAAGAATCAAAAGAGAGGCACCTACTGATCCAAAAAGTACATAATGGAATGCTTCGTTAAGCAAAATTAAATTACTTACTCAAGCCAGGGATGTCCTCGACCTTGATGAGCTTTTTAGGAATACCAGCTTCTTtctgataaataaattaattcaagttcagaAATTAAGTTTAAGAAACATAGGAAGGCACAGCTCAAATGTGCCATGACAGCAGATTATAAGTAATGACACCAGATTCTCACTAGTATGTCTAATACTCCACTGGTTAGTTGTTAATACATGAAAAAGTGGCACAATCGATTAGATCGGTATAAATAAGTTTTAGAATATACCTTTTGGAAATCAATGCCAGGATAAACAATGTGACAATTTGAGAGCTCTCTTATCTTTTCATCAATTGCCTACCATATGTCAAACATGCAGAATAGTCTAGATTAGAGTAAATCCATGTTGGTGCAATACAAATGCTTTGGCATCCACCATTACCATAATAAGATGGAAACACATCTAAACATTAATTACACAAATCTATAAGCGAACAAATGGACTATTACCTGCCTTTGACGACGAATCATAGTTGATAAATCAGTATATGGAAGCTTTTGGTCTATTTTGCATTCCATTAGGATTCCTCCATCATAGTCTTTTATATAGCTGCAAACCATAAAAAAATGTTGACAAAGTTTTAAAAAGATTCTCCGACGCAGTAAGATACATACATCTAGAAACTCATTTCTGATGAAGGACAAGCAGGTTACATGCTCATTTGTTTATCTtatctttcctttttttctcgGGTTACATTTGGACTTTGATGATGGTAATTAAAAGTCAGAAAATAAAGCATCAGTTGTAACAATGCTAGGCCCCTTCCCCAAATGGCTTTTGAgaccaaaacacatttctttAATTGTTTTAACAGTGACAGCTTAAGCACAATAAGACCCCTAAATCTTAAAACAGAATATGATAGTCTTCATACAATTAGAGTGATGCATATAACATACCCATGCCATCTGTCCTTCTCCAGGTAAATCTCTTTCGTAAAACCCtgcaagtatatatatatatatatatatgatttagtGCAATTTCTTCACCAGTTTCAGTTCATCATTCAGGAGCACAAAAAGAAAGAGATCCGAAGGAGACAGTTAAATAAAGTATTTCAAAAGCTGAGACTTCAGACCCAAAATTTTGAAAGCACATGTAGTTTTGCCACTATTAGTTTATGCTAAAGCAATCAGTAGAAATTCTAAAAGAAGATTGCAAGAACAGTAGATAACAAGACCTGTTTAATAAAATAGCCAACGGCATTATTGTCAGCATAGGTCAGGAAATGGGTTAGCCCATCAACATCCCGTGCATGTTGTTTTAAGTGATTCATCAGTCTGGTGCCATAACCTTTTACTTGTTCATCAGCTGTGATTGCACAAAAAGCTATCTCTCCAAACCTTTGGCTGTAATCCAGAAAAAGAGTGTTGGTAACAGGGGGACTGTGGTAGCTCCTAGATGAAACTATAACACTAATGCACAAACTATTTAAATTACCATATAACTATTCCCCCTTCATATACAACGATACAGAGGCTATGAGAGATCCAAATGAAAAGAACATTCGTTAACACTTTGCAATGGCTTGATGATTTATTACATGTTCAAACTCTTGGGCCTCTAAGAATATCATCACGGACTATACAGAAGTCCTAAGTACCACTATCATATCATAGATATTACTAAGAGTTCCTGGAAGTTTCACAGGAACAACAATGAACAGACAGAGTTTGGCAAAGTTTCACTTCATAGGGGCGAACCAACTTTGAAGTGCCTAATCATTACATATTCAAACTCTTGGGATTTCAGGAATATGAACTCCAACTATACTCCTAAGCATTTAACTATCTGATGATAAATATGATCAGAAAGTTACTGGGGAGTTTCAAAGCCACAAATTGTATCTAATATACAGACAATTTAGGGAAGAAAGATACTAGAGATCGCTTTATGTTGTGAAACCGTAAATGGGATTATTGAATACTAATAGAGTAGTTCTGACAACAGAATAAAGCCAGGAAATGTAATGAAATGATTTTAAACAAGTGATCTAGTAGTCCTTCTTATATTCATTGAGAATCTTTCATTCGAGTAATGTTCATATACAGTGCAAATATTTTAAAACCTTAAAGTTGTATTTAAGAATGTGGAAATGGAAATACAAGGAGACGAAGAAAAAGGTATAAACTTTACCTGACATATGGTCGATAAGTTATGCCACCAACAACATGATTACGTCTGATAACCATAACCGACTTATGGCTCCTGTCACCCGAAAGTGAAAACCATAAACAAATTTAAACGAGAAATTAAAATATAACTACAGAGGGATGAAATGAGCTATGGAGCTAATAGCATTACCTATCCATAACCAGTCGAACAATGTACTCCTTGGGCATGTTTGGTAGTTGCCTGGCAAATATGTTCTTCAATCCTACCAACCTGAGAAAACCCAAAGCATAGGCATAGATTAAACTCCACACCAGGACAGAACTTTTATTACCACTTAGTTTCTACCGATTCCGTTCAGTGTTATTAACCAAACTCGTAACAAGAAATTGAACCAGCCAAGATTAGAAACAAAAGTTCATCAGAGACAAATACCAGACCATATGCTCATCAATACCATCATTCGAAAGGCACACAAACTTGAGCCTCCCTGCTTCCTCCTAAAATCGAAATTACGAAAAACAATAGAACTTAATATAACCAATTAAGCATTGCTTCCTACTAATTCACAATTCtgaatttcataaaaaaatTGTCAATGTGATACTTGAAAGTGCAGAAAGGCTGTACCTCTCTCTTCAGTAGCTCCTCTCTAGCACTATAAGCTCCACTGGTTTGTATATTCTCTGTAAAAATTTTAGTCGCGTCCTCCTTCACCATTATCCCCGGCACCGACGAAGTAGGCCCCACCGTACAGGTCCCGGCATTCCCACCGCCGTCCTTAACACTATCCGAATTCTCAATCTTAACCGTCAAATTCTCCGTCTTGAGCTTCGAATTGCGCGCCGAGGCCGCGGCGGAGCCGCCGCTGTTATCGAGGCGAGCGGCAGTGAAGTTGCGCATGGAGGAGTCGTGGTCGAAGTCCTCGTCGTCGTCGCCGAGGGCCTCGGACTCATCGTCGGAGTCGGAGTCGGCGCCGCCGCCGCGGGCGGAGATGCTCTCGAGGTCGTCGTTGGAGGTGAGAGCGCCGTCGCGGGTGTCGGCGGAGAAGGAGGAGGGAGGGAAGGGGGGCGCGTGGTCCTCAGACGCGAGCTTGCGCTTGTGGATGGAGGAGGTGGCGGAGGCGGAGGCCGAGTGGGACGGCGACGGGGACTGCGAGCTCCGCGAACGGTTGGAGACGGCGAGGTGAGAAGAGTGCGTGTCCATTGCGTGGGGTTAACTCGGGCCTGTGAGTTGACTCGGACCGAGTCAAGAGTTTAGGGCACTCTAGAGCTGATCGGCCAGTTcgaacagagagagagacatgGAATGGAAGATTGAAGAAAGGGAAGCACGTGCGCAACAGTTGGACTCTATCTTAAAAAAAGTGTGTGACCCGCCCAGACACTAGGCCCAATATGAAGATCCAGCAACATCTTCCTCCCGCCAAGTTTTCTATCTTCGAATCAGTTAAGAGGGCGGGGATGGAGGGATTGAGCTCATTGAGGTGTCCGCCTGGTTCCTCCATTCCCCGTAATCGGCGTATCGTTTTAGCCGTTCGGAAACAAAGGCGTAGACCTTCGACACATGAAGATTTCTTCTAAAGTCAAGTACTTATAATTCGAAAGGCGGTAAAAACATTGTTAAATTTAGTGACATAGAAAATTGATCAttgtcaaaaaagaaaaaagtggaAGAAGGAAAAGATTCTAGAACGAGGGGAAAAATACCTTTTTACAACGTACGTACTTACTAAGAATAGATCGATGTATGTTCAAATCATattaagaacaaaaaaaagttaaaattttAGTATTGTGGGAGCAATCGCGATGGAGAACCCCTTTCATGCTCAAGCACATAATGTTCAAAGATGGAGATGAGAAATTTTTTGGATGAAGTAACAATATTGAGGGAAACCCAACCCCACCCTGCCCGTCGGCATCCGTGTACATGTACTTGGATGTTGAAAtcaattttggatataaatTGATGTTACAAATTAATGACATGACACTATTAGTTGCAGAAAATGAAGGGTTCAATTTTTCACCATTTGACTTGGGGGGCTTTAAAGCACCGGGACCTGATGGCTTTTCTGGCATTTTTTATCAAACTCATTGGGATATAGTCAAGTCTGTTGTCCATGAATCTGCTATCAACCATCTTGCTGCACAAAACACTCTCTCTCACTTTAACCAAACTCATATAGCCTTAGTTCCCAAGGTCCAGTGCCCTGTTTCTGCCTCACAATACCGACCTATTGCTTTATGCAATTTCTCATACAAAATTATGGTAAGCAGACTAAAGCCTTTCATGTCTGACTTAATCACTGAGAATCAGTCAGCTTTTATCCAACAGAGGCAAATCCAAGACAACATCATTGTTGCTCATGAAGCATTCCACCATCTCAAACTGCTTCGCTCTGGTCATGATGGTGCTTTTGGGTTGAAATTAGATATGAGCAAAGCTTTTGACAGAGTGGAATGGACCTTCCTAGATGCTGTTCTCCGAAAATTGGGGTTTGCTGCCCATTGGGTGGATCTCATTATGAGCTGTGTAACTTCAGTCTCTTACTCTGTTCTTTTTAATGGAAAACCAGGTGCAAGTTTCAGACCCTCACGTGGCCTTCGCCAAGGAGATCCCCTGTCTCCCTTCTTATTCCTATTCGTTAACGATGTCCTCTCTAGAATGTTGATCAAAGCCTGCAATACTCAACTCCTGCATCCAATATCTCTTGGTCAACCGGGCATTGAAATTAGTCACTTGTTCTTTGCAGATGactctcttttctttctaagAGCAACTCTTCAAAATTGTGAACATCTCTCCGACATTCTTCATACTTACTGCCTCGCTTCTGGTCAGCTCATCAACGCCGACAAGTCCTCCCTCTACTTCAGTCCAAATACCAGGCCAAAAATAATCCATTTTCTCAGctccattttgggtatgaaggTTGTAACTGATCTGGGCAAGTACTTAGGACTTCCCACCACTTGGGGTCGTTCCAAAAGAGGTGCTCTAGCTTACATCAAAGAAGCTGTTTTGAAAAAAGTTAAAGGTTGGAAGCAAACTTCACTCAGTCAAGCTGGGAAAGAGGTTCTAATAAAGTCTGTAGCCTCTGCTATCCCGGCCTACCCAATGTCGTGCTTTAAGTTCCCTCTTTCTACCTGCAATGAGCTTAATTCTATATTGAGTAAATTTTGGTGGGGTAACACTGATTCCTCGGGAATTCATTGGAAATCATGGGACTTCCTTAGTTTGCCTAAAGATCAGGGTGGCCTTGGATTTCGAAATATGCAATCCTTTAATGATGCCTTACTTGCCAAGCAAGCTTGGAGGCTAATTCAAGATCCATCTTCCCTGTGTGCTAGAGTTCTTAAACAGAGATACTTCCCTAACACTACCCTGCTCCATGCTCGGAAAGGTGGCACCCCATCATGGATTTGGTCTAGCATCCTAATCGGTAGAGATCTTCTGCACCAAGGTACTGTATGGAATATTGGAAATGGTTCTTCAGTCAATTTGTGGTCTGACCATTGGGTCCCAATGCCCTCCCCTTCCCCAATATGTGCTGATCATATCGACTCCTCCTCTTTAGTAAGTTCTCTTATTGACTGGAACTCCAAACAGTGGGACACTAGCCGCATTTCTACATATCTATCTGCAGATTCAGTTCGGCGTATCTCTGCCATCCCTCTCATTGACCCTCAGACCCCGGACAAATTGATTTGGCCTCATGTGAAAAATGGTAATTACACGGTCCGTTCGGGCTACCACTTTCACCACAATCGTTCACACATCCACTCCTTCATTCATCCTCACCAATCCCACTCAATTCAACCCTCCATTTGGCCTTGGatccaaaaactgaaaacccttccaaaaataaaaatctttttGTGGCGAGCATGCCATAACATCCTGCCTGTCAAAGCTACTCTTTTTCATAGGCATATTTCTACCTCTGCCCTTTGTCCTCTATGCAATTTATTCCCTGAATCTGTTGAACATCTGCTCCTCACCTGCAAATGGTCAATGGCTACTTGGTTTGGCCATCCTCTAAGTTATAAAATCCAACCTCAACAAATTACCTCTTTTGATCGCTGGCTTCACCAAATCAGTTTGATGGATGCCTCCGGGGACTTCTTCACTCAgatatcttttcttctttggagAATCTGGAAGCATAGGTGCTTCTGCTTCTTTAACCATGTTGAACCCAACCCGTCTTTGATTGCTTCCTCTGCATTTCATGCAGCTTCAGAATTCACTGTGCATAAGAAATGTCCTTCACCCCCTCACACTCCTTCATCTTCCACCTCCCAATCCCGTGCTTCTCATCACTGGCAACCACCCCCCATACATGCTCTCAAAATTAATACTGATGCAGCCTGGCATTCTGACTCATTATCATGTGGTGTTGCCGCAATTGCACGTAATCATCACGGTCGTATAATTGCTGGGTCAGTTAAAACCATTTCCGCTCCTTCTGTGTTGGCAGCTGAGGCTTTTGCAATGAATGAAGCCATGGTTCTTGCTCTCTCCTTCCCTCATCGGCATGTGGAATTAGCTTCAGATTCTCAATCTCTCATCAAGAGTCTCACTACAAATGTTCCCCCTGCAGATTGGCAGGCTACTAACATTATCACTCAAGTCCGGTATCTAGCTCAAACCCGGCAAGTCAGCTGGCTTTGGACCAGCAGATCAGCAAATTGTGCAGCAGATCATCTAGCTGCTCTTGCTTGCAGAGGAAAGTGCCCTGTGAACTGGCTTTCACACCCGCCTTCTTCTCTTTCTGAAATCTTGTTGTATGATGGGTGCCCTGGCCCTCCTTGCCTCTGCTCTGGCCTCTCCTTTTTGAGGCTTTATGAGCTTTGTCCTTCTGCTTGTTTCCTTTGGTTTCTGTTTTAATGAAAGTTTTCATTCCCAAAAATTTTTTTTCACCATTTCCCTTACCAACTTCAGTTTTTCATCTTTAGTTTGCAACAACACAAAGAACAGATCGTTATTACTTTATTTCAAAGAGCACAATAGTTTATTTCACCCATCTCTGAATTATTAATCATAACCAACCTTCTTCAAGTACCATAACGCTCCTTCTGCGGCGTGTTCCGCTGCAGCTTTCTTATTCAGCTGCGGTGCACTAAAGCATTCCACTTCTGTGTTTGGCTCTGAGGGttccttttttatttcaatAACGACCTTGAAGGTGAACCTGAGGTTTAATCAATTAGATGTATGATCTTGGTTAGATCACTAGTTAGCATCTactaacaaaaacacaaagtaAATTTTGTTGATGATGAACTTACATCCTC is a genomic window containing:
- the LOC133737771 gene encoding uncharacterized protein LOC133737771, yielding MYLDVEINFGYKLMLQINDMTLLVAENEGFNFSPFDLGGFKAPGPDGFSGIFYQTHWDIVKSVVHESAINHLAAQNTLSHFNQTHIALVPKVQCPVSASQYRPIALCNFSYKIMVSRLKPFMSDLITENQSAFIQQRQIQDNIIVAHEAFHHLKLLRSGHDGAFGLKLDMSKAFDRVEWTFLDAVLRKLGFAAHWVDLIMSCVTSVSYSVLFNGKPGASFRPSRGLRQGDPLSPFLFLFVNDVLSRMLIKACNTQLLHPISLGQPGIEISHLFFADDSLFFLRATLQNCEHLSDILHTYCLASGQLINADKSSLYFSPNTRPKIIHFLSSILGMKVVTDLGKYLGLPTTWGRSKRGALAYIKEAVLKKVKGWKQTSLSQAGKEVLIKSVASAIPAYPMSCFKFPLSTCNELNSILSKFWWGNTDSSGIHWKSWDFLSLPKDQGGLGFRNMQSFNDALLAKQAWRLIQDPSSLCARVLKQRYFPNTTLLHARKGGTPSWIWSSILIGRDLLHQGTVWNIGNGSSVNLWSDHWVPMPSPSPICADHIDSSSLVSSLIDWNSKQWDTSRISTYLSADSVRRISAIPLIDPQTPDKLIWPHVKNASEFTVHKKCPSPPHTPSSSTSQSRASHHWQPPPIHALKINTDAAWHSDSLSCGVAAIARNHHGRIIAGSVKTISAPSVLAAEAFAMNEAMVLALSFPHRHVELASDSQSLIKSLTTNVPPADWQATNIITQVRYLAQTRQVSWLWTSRSANCAADHLAALACRGKCPVNWLSHPPSSLSEILLYDGCPGPPCLCSGLSFLRLYELCPSACFLWFLF
- the LOC133736420 gene encoding light-inducible protein CPRF2-like isoform X2 encodes the protein MHSAFPADEIPDISDTFWASSPSLPMNRSASEWAFEQFLEEVVSAPPPPPPPAADQLTVSSAHSSTSKREEADEEVVEIKKPDRHLNCPPPPPPPSTAPINSDQYHRELLKSKLDLACAAVALTRPVGSGNVAQTQSILPQPSQVTSALHNKAAGYGLPHSEADTSPLGIPALPAIQKKAQTTSGSSKDDSDDDDLEGDIEITENMDPADVKRARRMLSNRESARRSRRRKQAQMTDLETQAGQLRVENSALLKQLTDVNHKYDNSVVDRRILEANIETLRAKVKMAEESVKRKTGINPLLLAMSNVPNVPRASMASLGNPMDTSANASVPMQPTSNHLFHPVAPSINTPPHHQRLDTSFPGNPSIPLVGNQQSTVGQPIVRGSNTTEVPSVQHTASIDHMHQQQQQQQQQQQQQHQQQLRPGVNPCEALPVWNPQIPHAVPKNKK
- the LOC133736420 gene encoding light-inducible protein CPRF2-like isoform X1 — encoded protein: MHSAFPADEIPDISDTFWASSPSLPMNRSASEWAFEQFLEEVVSAPPPPPPPAADQLTVSSAHSSTSKREEADEEVVEIKKPDRHLNCPPPPPPPSTAPINSDQYHRELLKSKLDLACAAVALTRASSLKPVGSGNVAQTQSILPQPSQVTSALHNKAAGYGLPHSEADTSPLGIPALPAIQKKAQTTSGSSKDDSDDDDLEGDIEITENMDPADVKRARRMLSNRESARRSRRRKQAQMTDLETQAGQLRVENSALLKQLTDVNHKYDNSVVDRRILEANIETLRAKVKMAEESVKRKTGINPLLLAMSNVPNVPRASMASLGNPMDTSANASVPMQPTSNHLFHPVAPSINTPPHHQRLDTSFPGNPSIPLVGNQQSTVGQPIVRGSNTTEVPSVQHTASIDHMHQQQQQQQQQQQQQHQQQLRPGVNPCEALPVWNPQIPHAVPKNKK
- the LOC133736419 gene encoding histone acetyltransferase GCN5; translated protein: MDTHSSHLAVSNRSRSSQSPSPSHSASASATSSIHKRKLASEDHAPPFPPSSFSADTRDGALTSNDDLESISARGGGADSDSDDESEALGDDDEDFDHDSSMRNFTAARLDNSGGSAAASARNSKLKTENLTVKIENSDSVKDGGGNAGTCTVGPTSSVPGIMVKEDATKIFTENIQTSGAYSAREELLKREEEAGRLKFVCLSNDGIDEHMVWLVGLKNIFARQLPNMPKEYIVRLVMDRSHKSVMVIRRNHVVGGITYRPYVSQRFGEIAFCAITADEQVKGYGTRLMNHLKQHARDVDGLTHFLTYADNNAVGYFIKQGFTKEIYLEKDRWHGYIKDYDGGILMECKIDQKLPYTDLSTMIRRQRQAIDEKIRELSNCHIVYPGIDFQKKEAGIPKKLIKVEDIPGLREAGWTPDQFGHSRFGALTASTENAKKHLTAFMRALLKSMHDHVDAWPFKEPVDARDVPDYYDIIKDPMDLKTMSKRVESEQYYVTFEMFVADAKRMFANARTYNSPDTIYYKCSTRLESHFQSKVQSGLQAGAKIQ